Proteins encoded in a region of the Vicia villosa cultivar HV-30 ecotype Madison, WI linkage group LG5, Vvil1.0, whole genome shotgun sequence genome:
- the LOC131602967 gene encoding type IV inositol polyphosphate 5-phosphatase 9-like, translated as MLKRKVSLSPKLVKTFIIYMPFLYNMWPTLVANKILKKRLGSTNFVADNPSFDEPLLNYADIDLTPETVLNHHKEKHKSKIFVSTWNVGGIAPEEDLNIDDLLETNNNFCDIYVLGFQEIVPLKASNVLGSENTEISNKWNSIIRKALNKDQSESPHDDFQCIISKQMVGIFISVWTKGDIRPFIQHPSVSCIGCGIMGCLGNKGSVTVRFQLNETSFCFVCSHLASGGKEGDEKCRNSNVAEIFSRTTFPRGPLHDLPRNILDHDHVILLGDLNYRISLPEETTRLLVEKKEWDSLLENDQLMMELMNGNNLRGWHEGPIKFAPTYKYCPNSDIYYGCCCHGKKIEKRRAPAWCDRIVWYGKGLKQLEYTRSESKLSDHRPVRAIFTAVARVSSEVKSLKSLSLSERFEQIKTPFEVSTTDKLVCRKQLSFRL; from the exons ATGCTGAAGAGAAAAGTCTCTCTCTCACCAAAACTTGTAAAGACATTCATTATATATATGCCATTTCTATATAACATGTGGCCTACATTAGTAGCTAATAAGATACTCAAAAAGAGACTAGGAAGCACCAATTTTGTAGCAGATAATCCTAGTTTTGATGAACCCTTGTTGAATTATGCAGACATTGATCTTACTCCTGAAACAGTTCTTAATCATCACAAGGAGAAACACAAATCCAA gATATTTGTTAGTACATGGAACGTAGGTGGGATTGCACCAGAAGAAGATCTAAATATTGATGATTTGTTGGAGACAAACAACAACTTTTGTGACATCTATGTACTTGG GTTTCAAGAAATAGTGCCTCTAAAAGCTTCAAATGTTTTAGGATCAGAAAACACTGAAATTTCCAATAAATGGAATTCCATAATCAGAAAAGCTTTGAATAAGGATCAAAGTGAATCTCCACATGATGATTTCCAATGTATAATTAGCAAACAAATGGTTGGAATATTCATATCTGTATGGACAAAAGGAGATATTCGTCCATTCATTCAACATCCAAGTGTTTCATGCATAGGTTGTGGAATAATGGGATGTTTAGGAAACAAG GGTTCTGTGACAGTGAGATTTCAATTAAATGAAACAAGTTTCTGCTTTGTGTGTAGCCATCTAGCTTCTGGTGGCAAAGAAGGAGATGAAAAGTGTAGAAATTCTAATGTTGCTGAAATTTTTTCTAGGACTACTTTTCCTAGAGGTCCTTTACATGATTTGCCAAGAAATATTCTAGATCATGA TCATGTAATATTGCTTGGAGATTTAAATTATAGGATTTCTCTACCAGAAGAAACAACACGCTTACTTGTTGAGAAAAAGGAGTGGGATTCCTTATTAGAAAATGACCAA CTAATGATGGAGCTAATGAATGGCAACAATTTAAGAGGGTGGCATGAAGGACCAATCAAATTTGCACCTACCTATAAATATTGTCCAAATTCAGATATATATTATGGTTGCTGTTGTCATGGAAAAAAGATAGAAAAGAGAAGAGCACCAGCATG gtGTGATAGAATAGTATGGTATGGAAAGGGTTTGAAGCAACTTGAGTACACAAGGAGTGAATCAAAACTATCAGATCATAGGCCTGTTAGGGCAATATTTACAGCAGTGGCAAGGGTTTCATCAGAGGTCAAAAGCTTAAAGAGCTTGTCACTATCAGAAAGATTTGAGCAAATTAAAACTCCTTTTGAAGTTTCCACCACTGATAAACTTGTATGTAGAAAACAATTAAGCTTCCGGTTGTGA
- the LOC131607664 gene encoding polcalcin Cyn d 7-like, with product MADRAEIERVFKRFDVNGDGKISLTEFADALKVLGLTSQDEVQRRMAEIDKDGDGFITLEELAEFQSSHPNLMVDIMKKL from the coding sequence ATGGCTGACAGAGCAGAGATTGAACGAGTTTTCAAGCGCTTCGACGTGAACGGCGACGGCAAGATCTCTTTGACAGAGTTTGCTGATGCTCTCAAAGTGTTAGGGCTAACCTCACAGGATGAAGTTCAACGTAGAATGGCAGAGATTGATAAAGATGGTGATGGCTTTATTACACTTGAAGAGTTGGCTGAATTTCAAAGTTCTCATCCTAACTTGATGGTTGATATCATGAAGAAACTCTAA
- the LOC131602968 gene encoding pentatricopeptide repeat-containing protein At4g33170-like: MTYCDNQEATHSSFNLHNNNPDPRATHARLLKSTATDISLFNNLITQYFKSNLSSYALSLFTRIPSPNVVTWTALITAHSNSLHSLHHFLSMLRHSTLPNHRTIASLFATCASLSSISFGLSLHSLSLKLALSHHPFPASSLLTFYSKCRLPSHALKVFDETPHRDNVSYSAIIVALAQNFRFSDALFLFADMRCQGFDSTVHSVSGALRASAQLAALEQCRIIHAHAVVAGLNSNVVVGTSLVDGYGKTGLVNDARRVFEDNMYCMNVVGWNAMLAGYALQGDCQSTLELFDSMKGYGFVPDEYSFLAILTSLYNAGMFMQIDGWLNRMKVDYGLEPTLEHYTCLVGGVARVGQLERAERIVSTMPFEPDAAVWRALLSACAYHGAVDKARVMARRVLELEPHDDSAFVIVANVLSAAGRWDDVAELRKMMKDRRVKKKGGRSWIEVQGKVHVFMAGDWKHERSVEIYQKLEELMGDIEKLGYVPVWDELLHNVGEEKNKEALWYHSEKLAVAFGVLCGSIPPGKALRIVKNLRICRDCHEAFKYMTRVLEREIIVRDVNRYHRFVNGDCTCGDIW, from the coding sequence ATGACTTACTGTGATAACCAAGAAGCAACCCATTCGAGCTTCAATCTCCACAACAACAATCCCGATCCCCGTGCAACTCACGCACGCCTCCTAAAATCCACCGCAACAGACATTTCACTATTCAACAACCTCATAACACAATACTTCAAATCCAACCTCTCTTCCTACGCTCTCTCCCTCTTCACCCGAATCCCCTCTCCCAACGTCGTCACATGGACCGCACTCATCACCGCACATTCCAACTCTCTCCATTCCCTCCACCACTTCCTCTCCATGCTTCGCCATTCCACCCTCCCCAACCACCGAACCATCGCCTCTCTTTTCGCCACCTGCGCCTCTCTTTCTTCCATCTCCTTTGGTCTTTCCCTACATTCCCTCTCCCTTAAACTAGCACTCTCTCACCACCCTTTCCCCGCTTCATCTCTCCTCACTTTTTACTCCAAGTGCCGACTTCCCAGTCACGCACTCAAAGTGTTCGACGAAACTCCCCACAGAGATAATGTATCTTATTCTGCTATCATTGTTGCTCTCGCTCAGAATTTTCGGTTTTCGGATGCTCTTTTTCTCTTTGCTGATATGAGATGTCAGGGTTTTGATTCTACTGTACATAGCGTTTCCGGGGCTCTACGTGCTTCTGCTCAGCTTGCTGCATTGGAGCAGTGTAGGATTATTCATGCACATGCTGTTGTTGCTGGTCTTAATTCAAATGTTGTGGTTGGCACTTCTCTTGTTGATGGGTATGGTAAAACGGGTCTTGTGAATGATGCAAGACGGGTTTTTGAGGATAATATGTATTGTATGAATGTTGTGGGTTGGAATGCAATGTTGGCTGGTTATGCACTACAAGGGGATTGTCAATCTACTCTTGAATTGTTTGATTCTATGAAAGGATATGGATTTGTGCCGGACGAGTATAGTTTTTTGGCGATTTTAACATCACTGTATAATGCTGGGATGTTTATGCAGATCGATGGGTGGTTGAATAGGATGAAAGTGGATTATGGTTTAGAACCAACTCTTGAGCATTATACATGTTTGGTGGGGGGAGTGGCCCGTGTTGGACAATTGGAGCGTGCAGAGAGGATAGTATCAACGATGCCTTTTGAGCCAGATGCTGCAGTTTGGCGAGCTTTGCTATCTGCTTGTGCATACCATGGTGCTGTTGATAAAGCTCGGGTTATGGCTAGGAGGGTATTGGAGCTAGAGCCTCATGATGATTCTGCTTTTGTTATTGTTGCTAATGTGCTATCGGCTGCTGGAAGGTGGGATGATGTTGCAGAGTTGAGGAAAATGATGAAAGATAGGAGGGTGAAGAAGAAAGGAGGGAGGAGTTGGATTGAGGTGCAAGGGAAAGTTCATGTTTTTATGGCAGGGGACTGGAAGCATGAGAGATCAGTGGAGATTTATCAGAAGTTGGAAGAGCTGATGGGGGATATTGAGAAGTTAGGATACGTTCCAGTTTGGGATGAGTTGTTGCATAATGTCGGGGAAGAAAAGAACAAAGAAGCTCTTTGGTATCACAGTGAGAAGTTGGCGGTTGCGTTTGGAGTATTGTGTGGATCTATACCACCTGGTAAAGCATTAAGGATTGTGAAGAATTTGAGGATTTGTAGAGATTGCCACGAGGCTTTTAAGTATATGACTAGAGTTTTAGAAAGGGAAATTATTGTGAGGGATGTCAACAGATACCACAGATTTGTTAATGGTGACTGTACTTGTGGAGATATATGGTAG